Genomic DNA from Branchiostoma floridae strain S238N-H82 unplaced genomic scaffold, Bfl_VNyyK Sc7u5tJ_168, whole genome shotgun sequence:
TTGAGAGTTCCAAAGACAAAATGTTCTAGAATTGCTACAATATGTATATCGGCAATCGCAATAGGTACAGAGTGGGTTGGACAGAaagtcagagagagagagggtaagagagaaagaaggagaGAGTTGGCCACAGTCACATTGTGAAATTTATATTTAACAAATTGTTAATTGTATACATCACAGCGTCATGTTAAGGTACAAGGTTGTTCCGGTACCTATCTAGTACTTAATTATCCTCAATCAATGATTATCAGAATTACAATTCCAAGTGAAACATATCAAGATACAACAATATTAGATTGATTAAACGAGATGACCTTCGCATTCAGGTTTTACTGTTTCCCAGTCGACTTCTCCTGTTTCGTCATCAGTCACACATAGAGCCCTGTTGGGCGTAGTGTCTTTCTTGAACTTGTAACCTGTATCACACGTGTACGTAATTGTGTCATCAGGCCAGTAGAACTTCAGCTTGGGAGACCGCTGACCAAACTGTGGTTTTCCGGGATCCTTGCACCCCTttactgaaaaacaaacaaacaaacaagaattaTAACACTGTGAAGCAaaatgtttgtgtgcatgtgtttgtttcAGATAAAATTCTTCAAATTCTACAATACTTGCGTTGTTGATACGCTGGCGTCATCGTCAACAAAACGATTTGTAAGGACGTCGCAATAGAACATAATGACCATGTCGTTTAAAACTTGAGGGAAAAATGTCCTATATGTACCCTAATTAACTTGACCGTCGAAAAAGAATTTAACTTGTTGACGACTTACTGTTACAAGGCACGATGTCACAATCCTCGTATCCATCTGGTTTGTAGCACCATGGTCTATTCCAGTCGTCCGGGTTACGACATTTGTTGCCAACAAGGTTTGCCCAGGGGTAATACGCTATGGTGCCTTGCTCATCGCTCCATGCGCTACAGTCTATTCCGGCTATAGGAGCTCTGGACTCATTCCCTCTGTAATTTGCACCATTTCCATCGAAGCACTCCACTAcgacggaagaaaatgaaatgtacaCGGTTAAGATAATTAAGATAACGCACACGACGAAGACACAAAACATTTGCCAATTTTCTCAGTTATTTTTAGATTGTAtaattgacatacatgtatagctgaCTAAGAACAGACTTACCACCATCCTTCATTGAAGTCTTGATGTTGTTGCAGTTGGTGTAAGGGAAAATCTCACAGTTGGGGAAAGCTGCCCAAGAGTCCTCATTATTACAGGAGTACTTCACCTCTTCACACCAAGAACGACAGGGCAGCTTTTGTCGGAGGTTCGgactaaaacaacaacaaagaagatGGTTGAATGATGATGGCGACATAACAGTCAGTGACACTACCTCTTGATTCTTTCCCCGTTTTTGGATAAGAAAAACGAGATATGTGATTATTTCTTTGCTTGAATTGCATAACCGGTAAACTGACGATTGGCGTTtgtgtactgaacagtacaagtaAGGTGTCAAGTTGTATATTCTTAAAAGACTGACAGATTTAATTAAGTCACACACATGCACTGGGAGGGTCCAATACTCTTGTGTGGTGGATTATTTTACGTGCTTGAGCTGTGACTCTCTTCCTTCGGATCGAGGGATGACAAAAACTTAAGTTATTATGTACTTATTTTCATCTGAATGAAGCGAGGAAAGGGCCTCGCGGTCATcggcatatactgtaaatgcagaaatgttcgcggtggattaatgttagcggttttcgcggtgaccactttaccgcgaacttaaaacaaccgccaacatttttttattatggtattagactgcagtctatggtgttaccgcgaaattaaatccccgcaaacttagatgcatttacaatatacgGATTGGAAGCCAGGACCTCCGTCTGTGTTACGGGCCAAATACTCTACAGTGGCGTCACAAGGCCCGACTGCGTGGCCAGAAAAGTTCACCTAACTACTTGCCATCATGCCATCATCCATTAGCATTTTATGGAAACGACTTATCCGTATCCAGGTATTGGTGGACCAAACGCAACCAAACCAGCATTCAGGAGTTTGAAACAGACGGAAACTCCTTACCTGGCCTCGCAGCGCGGTACAATGGTAGCACAGACGAGCTCTTTAACACGGGGGTGGCAATCAGACTCGGCAAGGCTTTCGAGGTCGGTGAATGCTGCCGAGTTTGTTACCATGTCTACCGTGATGTGACTGTAGTCCAGTGGGTTGGGGAGTGTCATCTTTGAGCCCCACTCAAGGCCCCTGCATATCGTCAACGACGATGGAATGTCTTGACACgctaaacaaaggaaaatgcatCGAGTAATGTTACCATTGCTCTTGAGTCCAATCATCTGAAAACGTTATATAGACTTAATAAGAATAACTTCAATCATCGATCTAAGATGGCATGTTGGAATAATTTCAAACTTGAATTAGGCCACGTAACCCTTTCAGAGCCAGAGCCTTTCAGTTTTATAAAAACATGGCGGATGTAAGGTGAAAGTTTCTCATAAACAAAGAAGAAGTCGTTAATATCACTACGtggtgcataaatgtgaaaattatgtgaatttagTGCAAGAAAATGTTATATAATGTGAATTCGTTTAGAAAAATGTGAAACTCCaaatgtgatttattttcaaaatgtgaatcgTCAAATGTTATTCTATGTCGAAAATAACGTGACCCTCCAAAAACTGTGAATCGATTATGCGAAATCGCACAACCCAAAAACTTTAccaacaaaatcaacaaataTATGCATTCACCATGCAAAAACTTCTCAAAGATTTTAAGTATGTATTACATACATCCTTGTCATAAACTACGAACTTCGTACGCGTCCAAGACAAAGTTAACGCTGCCTTATCTTTTTACGTACTAGTCGAAATTCCTAGATTCCTATGGATTAAGAACTGTACCCACCACAACTGCTCGCATCCTCGTCACTACGGTCCCTGCAGTCATTGTTTCCGTCGCACCTTCTCCAGGCGTCTATACAGGTTACACCGTTAGCACACCGGTACTGGCCGACTTCACACTGAGCAAACACTGGAAATCAAAATAATTTGTGTATAAAAAGATGCAATTAACTAGCACTGTTTAAATATTTTCATAAAGGTAAACAACACACTACTTCTTTCAAAGAGCATGATTAAAGTCGTAACGATAAGAATCATTCCTAGGTCAATGAGAACTACTAGTAAATTGAATACAATTAAGTATACTAAATACTGTTTAGAACTGTTGTCAGGGGATAAAAGGTAGCAAAAATGCGCCATGCGCGGTTTTGACAAATGATATATAAGAGTACACAAAAGTTTCACATTGACCTGGCAAATATTTACTATCTATGAATAATTGAATTTAAACGTTATAAGGCGCAACTAAATTGTCCTTGATAAATCTGATTTCAGATTAGTTATGTTCAATTTGCTTATTGAGATGATATTACCTTTATCTTCGGCTGCATAGTTGGCCTGAAATCCCTTTCTTGTTTCATACTCATCGGATGTGAATCGCACAGTCATGACGCTGCCACTTGAGGTCGTGGGATCGGGGATGGTTGCTCCATGGAACTTAGCTGTATGACACAAACAGTCGAGAAAGTTATTCTAAAAGCTGAACAAAGCAGGCCTGCAGGATACGTGACCAAGAAGTGCCGTTATATTGGCTACTTTTATCGAAGCAGTAAAAAACAAATGAATTAGACCACATTATAAAATATAATTGCATGTGAACTACACCTATCTCTACAGGGAAGGAGCCATTCAGTACGcagaaagagaagaaggaagTATGCAAGTAGTATAAACCTAAAGTTATGAATCAAGAAAAGGTTGAAATGGTATTCAGTCACGTCCCgtactttacatgtatgtaaatgtactaCAAAATTTGCACACATGGTTGCTGAAGAATGTTTGATTCCTTACCTATCTGTTGTGAAGGATCAACTGTGTCTCCGTCATACACATACACGAAGTCATAATCTTCCTCAGTGTTAAAGTCTGCGAACGTAAGCCTGACGACTTTGGGCGGGGTGACAGAGATCTTGTATGTGCAGTTGCTGTTGTCAGGGTAGTTGTTTGTGTAGTTCGGACTAGTAAACGACCCACTGTCCGCCGTTAGGCTCAAATCGCATGCTGAcaagaaagaaggaaaatatgTATGATGTCTCGTCTTTTCAAGTGACATATCTACAATTGGCAAGGTCTACAAAGCCGTGACTTTCCAATGAACTCcaaaataggggtgggtactggtacagacaatataggtccaggtccagacctgaaactGTACctaattgtttttaaaaagttgagGCTGGGTAATATTCGGAAAAAACGGGCCTTTTTGGTTCagaggattctgtttggtggagtgtcCAACGTTCGAACATTAAATACAATTTTGAATTCCAAACTTTAGACCAAATTGtatgtattttgatttttttaaatcatcgtaaaatattttaaaatacAGGTAAATGTATTGGGTCATTAGAATACAATAAAGCCCTTATTTAATATAAATACCATCTTCATACCAAATCActaagcaagaaaaaaaagtaaagaaaatgcaGAGACAAAGATAATTAAAACAATGACGTTTACTCACCTGTTTGGGAGGAAACGGCATTAGGCAACAGACAGCAGGCGACCACACTAATCCACACTGGTGACCACATAATGTGCACTGGCTATGGGCAAtagaaatatcatttcaaaagaTTCGCAAAAGCTTCCACTGTACGACCTGAATAGCATTTATCAAAAACCCACCAATAATAACCTTAGCACAGGAGATTCTATACATCATAAAATGTTGAATAAATGATTTATCTAGACAACTGTTCTACAGCAAAGTGGCAAAAGAACAATAAAACTCGTATTGcgatttttgaccaaaataatACACTTTTGGCTCATGTACTATGGTAATACAGCCAAATGTGGAATATTTATTGAATGGGATCAAGTCTAATTTGTGGAATAAACCGCTACTAAAATGATCAAAatgatttatgatattttgaGGAATTTTAGATTTAGTTTCTACAGGCCAGGAAAGTAACTGACAAAAAGGCCGTTGACCCTTTTGTACTTGGACTGTGGATGTTTCTGCAAGTTAGATTCAATTAGTGAAAAAACAATCAGATAGCCTAAATCGatagactggtctattttaccgtTTTACGTCGGTTCAGAAgtgtccattcttacacggggGGAGGGGGAAAATTCATTCTTGGACCACAGGGTGATTAGCAGAAGTCCATTTCGGCGAAAATGCTTCCGGACTGCTTAACTTTACATAGGAGTCTCGCTGGGAGTGGCCATTATTTCACGGATGGTCGATTTTTAAAATTCGGTTTAGGTCTTGGGTGATAAGTCCAAATCCAATTTTTTTAGCAGAAGTGCTATTTGTCTGATGTATTTAACCATTTAAGATGGGCTGCGCTGAAGAGTCAATTATTGTACAGGGGGGGGAGCATTTCTCGAATTAATTTTTGGAGTAAAGGGTGATTTGCAGAAGCTATTTTAGCGGACGTGTTTCTGGACTTATTTTACACACGATTACCACTGAAAAAGTCAAATTTTACATGAGAGTTACTTTGATTTTTAAATGAATTCTTTTACCAGCATGATTTATATATATGAGAAGTCCAAATGGAAGTGTACCGTCTTGCAAAGTATTTACCATTTTGGGGGAAATTCACATTGGGACAGTCCACTTTTGCATAGGGCGGGAAATTGGTGCAGTGtgctgtatttgctcgcaaatgttgcctgtctagtTTAATCTAGCTAATGTTGCTTAAAACGGTACAGCTCAGACCTAAATGGTGGTCACTGTGATGTAGTCCAGTATGGATTAGTTTGTTTCAGAAAATGCTGTGATCCCACGAGACTGATTTTTACGGTGAAAAAAGGGTCCGAGCTCCTTTTTTGCACAATTGCTTTGGGTAATTAGTTTCTTGTGATTGGTTCAGAGGCATAATGCCATGAACCCTGCATGACTTGTGAAGTAATCCATATGGCCTTGGTCAGTAACTTTATGTACTGCATAGTCTTCTTGTCAGTTACGTCTAGttaacattttttaaagaaacactTGCGcgataatttgaaaacaaaacaaagattaAATGTGGGCATTTAGTTTGATTATCTATTTTAATTATGGTTACGTAGAGCATTGTTAGTTGTGTTTTGTTCCCTGAGATATGCTGCGAAAGGCTGGAATAACCATTTAGATGGTCATATCCCGCCCTCAAGGTCGGCGCCAATTACTGTTTGACTCACAGGTAATTACACGGAGCAGAGGTCTGTTAGGGTCACACGTGAGGAATCTGTAAGAGATGGTCTTAATACATATGATTCGCCTCGCGAGGACGCGAACCTGTTGAACAGGCCTTGGGTCTTTGTTGAAGGACGTGTGGCCTTTTTATCCCCCTCTATCATATTGAATAGAGTACAGTTGATACAACGTGTTGAATACTCCGTGCTCTAAACGATACAAGATTTGTTCCTGCTCATCGCAGTGGTGTCCGACACTGATAAAAGGAGATGGTTATGAATAAGAAATGTCGGAATACATTACAAATATAGTTAGACTTTTAGTAGGCATGACTCTTTGAGTTAGCATTTGATATCCGGCGATTCTTTTTTCTATTCGCATTTGCTGGATATCTTTACGACTACGTTTATAAACAATCTACtgaagctacatttgtatagaaGAGCAGGTATACGCCGGGATGGGAGTGATTATAAATCATCGGTTTTCGGTTTAATCTTTCGCAGCAAAGTTTAAACCATAGGGCATTCTTGCTTCGTATACGTAACACACACACTGtaaattaaaatgaaaattaaaaaggaACTGAAAGTGCTAATAGCTACGCATTACACAAACTGTTATAATTCTTGTGTTTTTAAGCTGGGCACAAAAAAGGCACTATGACAGTACTGAAATGGTACACGTACAGACCCATTCTGTGATTTACAAATAAAAGTAGTTGGATTAACGAACCTAAACTTGCCATGGCTTTATTCATCAATTTACACCTGTGTTTCCATTGAGTGCCTCAAtgtccactaggacggcgctctcgctgcgctctctctgcgacctaaaatttgacagatcactcaacgaattttatagaAAAGGAAAGAATTTTTTCCCCtacgtgtgttttgttgtcttcttagtcacactttcacgttttgtatgatataccaactGTGAAAGCtaacgttacacatatcctatttaggtcgcagtgagaggccgacaggctgaataaaagttcaaaaagtgtggcaattaaaattattgccatagcgacggttttaatgtttataagttttacagattgttgttgttaatgggttttaatagtcgtattccattcgtttGGCGATCGATGTTcatagagcattgctgtcaaagggggtcccttgtgagtgaagggtgaactaatgtaaatgctcctcatcgattttacaaatcagggcctcattttacatgaatgatatcagttgatcatcctctctagctaaataacaatatgctaaaaaaaagGGTTTTTGCCAGTatcgatatagatatatatatagatatatagatagataaaaatatttttctactgaattaattgtgtttgtcatgaattatgcaaataaggctctcatttgcataaactatataacttgatcatctccaacaaattgacatgcgcaatatatgttaagaaaggagacttttgtcgccttttctgc
This window encodes:
- the LOC118408507 gene encoding uncharacterized protein LOC118408507 → MSLEKTRHHTYFPSFLSACDLSLTADSGSFTSPNYTNNYPDNSNCTYKISVTPPKVVRLTFADFNTEEDYDFVYVYDGDTVDPSQQIAKFHGATIPDPTTSSGSVMTVRFTSDEYETRKGFQANYAAEDKVFAQCEVGQYRCANGVTCIDAWRRCDGNNDCRDRSDEDASSCACQDIPSSLTICRGLEWGSKMTLPNPLDYSHITVDMVTNSAAFTDLESLAESDCHPRVKELVCATIVPRCEASPNLRQKLPCRSWCEEVKYSCNNEDSWAAFPNCEIFPYTNCNNIKTSMKDGVECFDGNGANYRGNESRAPIAGIDCSAWSDEQGTIAYYPWANLVGNKCRNPDDWNRPWCYKPDGYEDCDIVPCNIKGCKDPGKPQFGQRSPKLKFYWPDDTITYTCDTGYKFKKDTTPNRALCVTDDETGEVDWETVKPECEVDQKFQLQKDLLSANVYNKAVSPTTSLNIKAYVLNVINLDEKAEQIVTSFKAEYAWKDDRLEWETKQYGGLDRMFILDDQVWKPTLILERNADTGYSGGFPQSEVKILNNGEVTWPIESLTTTTCILDPFLFPQDNMTCAVCWRAGEEYAIDCSNSTTHKDSNFLTCQNDEADIVTGEWSGKTTLSARNNTACLTLTLKRDPTYHYSTTISPCLILIILMIITFIMPIDKGDRIGFGVTVLLSMVVSLVVVTGFLPVSSTLPFIAMLIIVCMALMALFMLTTLFIIIIHDKKGPVPKWARTIFLKHIARALLMGDLTKKLKKEDQAKYTNDIERHTKADGQDPGIGGVNPPLNVKNEVGATLIGLKGSVDELKASVEQLSGSIDAMASGGDDDEEVGEYALLAKVLDRLSLVLYIIAIAVAIPCTLLIGRPKITPS